A part of Diachasmimorpha longicaudata isolate KC_UGA_2023 chromosome 11, iyDiaLong2, whole genome shotgun sequence genomic DNA contains:
- the LOC135167655 gene encoding uncharacterized protein LOC135167655: protein MKRIKIMVNSVLLQILLCLFIFEFPCDVNGGTEPTGICSMSGCNCSIVVHHWITVKCIFSEYEDVELQKGSIPEDASEVSVSRCRELKIHSGAFRGGAQLKRVHVTGIRSFVAKQQAFDNITAPNPLLEVSECTKVVLESYAFKNARGTLSVSISKCRHVEIKPNAFSWLLRFTVKEVPALELSSNAFKFEAPPYGRHGPATKIMFQSVRIAEIPSLAFPSAAAEIRMDNVWTRVIRKDAFCPMTILSIKITNASIVEIDSGAFSHKTLIPNLELVEVRLKTIKTGAFRAAFTNFSLQYSSISEIEEGAIESSVVTVTFNNNEFLSLRRNAVTLRQWSKIAIDENLFVELAEDAIVADEIAKVTADDPSTDFSFRGNRIKRPSDGSLRFVSISERVMYARVGNNFFEELCSCVIEDWMRRVSGKNTSASWMMDSSFCIAGDWLEKCFKAPQGYLAVRNFTNAMCTPKDQITCKEPSEKSKPSVSPPSVGPHVYPRLNNYFDVEMSDPEQLEREKRLIIIVCVVAVFTVVGVIFACGILYMRRRGVCPKLISRSLNFSNSWLSPSNGITAATSARSISRLSVNEYAGLHPEARTIDLDEQTIIHEDDVEDFTYTENKATQTLPEELTEEYLKELRERLNDPDNYSQARDMIEHLYDLIKVEENCNNNNSDRSLPRGEENAYDIIAPRIKRSRNARPSVSVGTRAPSLERLLPAGNVTRPAIVEYMEPRDQRTCDLHHLYAELPGDETVPSTSRLSQTISLTLTAAAARAPHPLPPDVVNDHLIDEGSHHKYANPLGEGNPYRETTERLDDHVHKEQQRPLTFLKALGESILGTKHRRPVNSLLCEYTSDLNAHLYSELGDSKGVSTSTRKMANRPLPNKPDQDTLNSAGT, encoded by the exons atgaagagaataaaaataatggtaaacAGTGTTTTGTTGCAAATTCTGTTGTGCCtttttattttcgaatttCCATGTGATGTTAATGGAGGTACAGAGCCCACGGGGATATGCTCTATGTCAGGATGCAACTGCAGCATCGTTGTGCATCATTGGATTACCGTCAAGTGTATCTTCTCGGAGTATGAG GATGTGGAGCTTCAGAAAGGAAGTATCCCGGAAGATGCATCTGAGGTATCGGTATCACGTTGCCGTGAACTGAAGATTCACTCAGGTGCATTCAGAGGAGGGGCCCAACTGAAAAGAGTGCACGTCACTGGAATTCGCAGTTTTGTAGCTAAACAGCAGGCGTTTGACAACATAACAGCACCAAATCCTCTTCTGGAAGTGTCTGAGTGTACAAAAGTCGTACTGGAGTCGTATGCTTTTAAAAATGCCCGAGGTACTCTCTCCGTGTCTATATCAAAATGTCGACATGTGGAAATAAAACCCAATGCATTTTCCTGGCTCCTGAGGTTCACTGTCAAGGAAGTACCAGCACTGGAATTATCCAGCAATGCATTTAAATTCGAGGCACCACCGTATGGGCGACATGGACCAGCCACCAAG ATTATGTTCCAAAGCGTTAGAATCGCTGAAATACCAAGCCTCGCGTTTCCATCAGCAGCAGCAGAAATACGAATGGACAATGTCTGGACGAGGGTGATACGAAAGGACGCATTCTGTCCCATGACAATATTAAGCATTAAAATCACAAATGCATCGATAGTTGAGATTGATTCCGGTGCATTCAGTCATAAAACCCTCATTCCCAATTTGGAATTGGTTGAGGTCAGGCTGAAGACCATCAAGACTGGTGCTTTTCGAGCGGCCTTCACTAATTTTAGTCTTCAGTATTCAAG CATTTCTGAAATTGAGGAGGGAGCTATCGAGTCATCAGTGGTAACCGTGACCTTCAACAACAACGAATTCCTCAGCCTCCGGAGGAATGCCGTGACATTAAGACAGTGGAGTAAAATAGCAatagatgaaaatttattcgtgGAACTGGCAGAGGACGCTATAGTCGCAGACGAGATTGCAAAAGTAACTGCTGACGATCCAAGTACTGACTTTTCATTTCGTGGAAATCGAATAAAGAGGCCATCAGACGGTTCCCTAAGATTTGTATCCATCAGTGAAAGAGTGATGTACGCCAGAGTaggaaataatttcttcgAAGAACTTTGTAGTTGTGTAATTGAGGATTGGATGCGTCGAGTGTCTGGGAAAAATACATCAGCATCGTGGATGATGGACTCCAGTTTTTGCATCGCCGGTGACTGGTTGGAGAAGTGCTTCAAGGCACCTCAAGGTTATTTGGCAGTGAGAAATTTCACAAATGCTATGTGCACACCTAAAGATCAGATAACATGCAAGGAGCCCTCAGAGAAGTCGAAACCAAGTGTTAGTCCACCGAGTGTTGGTCCGCACGTATATCCCAGGTTGAATAACTATTTTGACGTGGAGATGAGTGATCCAGAACAGTTGGAACGAGAGAAGAGACTGATAATCATCGTGTGTGTTGTCGCTGTGTTCACAGTTGTTGGAGTAATATTTGCCTGTGGTATTCTCTACATGCGTCGCCGAGGAGTCTGTCCAAAGCTCATCTCtcgatcattgaatttttccaattcctGGCTGTCACCCAGCAATGGAATTACAGCAGCAACATCAGCCAGATCGATATCCCGATTGAGTGTTAATGAATATGCTGGACTACATCCCGAAGCCAGAACCATTGATCTTGATGAACAGACGATTATCCACGAAGATGATGTAGAGGATTTTACTTACACAGAGAATAAAGCAACTCAGACACTTCCTGAGGAGCTCACTGAGGAGTATCTGAAGGAGCTCAGAGAGCGTCTCAACGATCCTGACAATTACAGCCAAGCCAGGGACATGATTGAGCATCTCTATGATCTCATCAAGGTCGAGGAGAATTGTAATAACAATAACAGCGACAGATCTCTTCCAAGGGGTGAGGAGAATGCCTACGACATTATAGCGCCGAGAATCAAACGCTCACGAAATGCCAGGCCCTCTGTCAGTGTTGGAACCCGGGCCCCATCCTTGGAGAGGCTTCTTCCAGCAGGTAATGTCACGAGACCGGCCATTGTCGAGTACATGGAGCCAAGAGATCAACGGACATGTGATCTTCATCATCTGTACGCTGAATTACCTGGGGACGAGACAGTTCCAAGTACTAGTAGACTCTCCCAGACAATTTCCTTGACCTTAACAGCCGCTGCTGCGAGAGCTCCTCATCCCTTACCCCCTGACGTTGTCAATGATCACTTGATCGATGAGGGGAGCCACCACAAATATGCTAATCCACTGGGGGAGGGAAATCCTTATCGAGAAACAACTGAGAGGCTGGACGATCATGTACACAAAGAGCAACAGCGTCCATTAACATTCTTGAAAGCTCTGGGCGAAAGTATTTTGGGAACAAAACACAGGCGACCTGTCAATTCATTGCTTTGCGAGTACACCAGCGATCTCAATGCACATCTGTACTCGGAACTAGGTGATTCCAAAGGAGTCTCAACGTCAACTAGAAAAATGGCTAATCGACCACTACCAAATAAACCTGACCAGGACACCCTCAATTCAGCTGGGAcctga